The Gopherus evgoodei ecotype Sinaloan lineage chromosome 20, rGopEvg1_v1.p, whole genome shotgun sequence nucleotide sequence GCTTAGCATGTACTATCTAGGTAATATCGCTCACTGTTACACAAATGGACTTAAGATCACCAGCCCTACCTGTTTTTAATATCACTGCAAACACTTTCATAACATTTAGCTAAAATGAAGCTCTTAGTCACTTGAGCTCATACATTAATAAGGGGTATTAGCTTCTGCCACCCTAACACTAGTGGTACAAACATTCAGTGGAACATTAATCAGAGTAGTCCCATTTTCTTCCACATGACTACTCAATTTCAGTAACGGTGGCAAAATCTGGCTCTCTGAACTCTTTTAGCGTTAAGACTGTCTGGCCTTTGCCCTGTCCGTGTTTGAAACAGGGATAGATGTTTTATGGCTACTTCTCTTAAGATTCCAAGGCACCAGACACACAATACACATGCACAGGTACtatataaagggcctgattccacAATACTTGGTAGCACTCATGTGAGCGATTCCATTCACTCTCAGTACTGTTCAGCTTGATTAGAGTTTCCGGAATTAGGCCCTTATGTATGGATCGACCgagaaggtgaaatcctggcctcaatgaaatcagtggcagaactcccatagacttcagtggggctgagaTTTGACCCTGAATCACAAAATTTGGACCATGCTCTAATCCACTGCATTGTGTATTGCAGCcctgttttcagaggtgctgagtcctCACTCAGTCCATTGAAAATGGCAGGCAGAGTGAGTGCTGAGCACATCTAAAAATCAGGTTGTGTGCATGTAACAAAGGCTTTCTATGgcaattttattcttaaaaacGGTAAGACTTCATTTGGTTCAAAGCCCTGGATTCAATCCCCTTCTCTCTCAGATAAGTGCCTCTCTGACctgaatatttcccagggaaaatGTCACCCCAGAGGATTATTTTGTATGGAATGTTTTAAGGACATTGGCCGTGCTTTTTTCATGTTGCTGTGCAGTGAAATAGTAACATCACACATACTTCAGAAACGACTTGGCTTTATGAGTTCAGTATGTACAGGGGCTGATGTCTGCTGTAAACAAATGCTAAATAAGAGTTACATCCTTAAATGTTTTGTGCCTTAGCTGAGATTTTCAATGCTGAAGCTGTTGCCTGAGCCCAAGTGAAATACAAACACAAATCCAGGTGTCTGCAAGTCCACAGTATCTTTCCCACTAAATCCCCATTCCCAGATTAACGTTACTGTCCCTTGAAACTCAGCTCAATGCTCAGAAGGTGCATGTGAGAGTGGCCGCTGAATCTGAGCTCTCAGGAAGCTGTGTGTGATGAAAGAGTAAGTTGCCTGCAGGTTATTTCATACAGCATTTCAGTGATCACCTCAATAATGTCTGCATTGCCAATGATTGGTCGAAAGAAGAGGTCTGTGATAAGTGCAGGAGGAATGGACCTTAAGGTGGAGGCAATCAGCAAGATGCGGGCAAAGCGGCCCTGGTCCTCTGGGTGGAGGGGCACTAGGACTTCTCGGAGCGCTCTCTGTGCTTCCCGTTGGAGGCTCTCGATGTACAAAGAGGCCCTCAGACCTGGAACATCTATGAAAACAGAAACAACAGGAAATACAAATGAAAGTTAGGCTCTGCTTCCCAAGCTAAATCCCAGTTTCTTACCATGCATGTGCCTCTGCTGAAGGCTTGTTAGGCACTATTGCTAGTGATTCACAATCAAATCTGATTTCTTTCTACTGCCCGTACACAGGCACAGGCAGAGGAATACAAATGCCTCCTTAGCATGTATACATGCCTTCCATAGCACCAAGGGATCCTAAAGTACTTCAGAAAGAATgacgagtacttgtggcaccttcgagactaacaaatttatttgaccatacgctttcgtgggctaaaacccacttcatcgaatgcatgcagtggaaaatacagtaggaagatatatatacacagagaacatgaaaaaatgggtgttgctatACCAGCTATAAGGatactaatcaattaaggtgggctattatcagcaggaggaaaaaagcttttcgtagtgataatcaggatggcccatttccaacagttgacaagaagtgtgagtaacagtagggggaaaaacagcatggggaaatagtttttactttgtgtaatgacccatccactcccagtctttattcaagcctaattcaatggtgtccagtttgcaaattaattccaattctgcaatttctcgttggagtctgtttttgaattttttttgttggaatATTGCAACTTTGAGGTCACTAACTCATACATGCAGcagcactgaaatacagacatttGTGGGGTGGAGAGCACCAGTTCGTTAATAGTGTGTAACACAACAAGGGAGGCAAAATATTGATCAGTGAAGCCAGGGCAAACCTCAGCTCTAGCATATTGTCCCTGAAGGATATGCAAGAATTCCATTTTaaagtcttattttaaaaattcccttccctcttcacccacagTAAAATACATAGGACTCAGTTTATCTGCCTCAGAAAGATGAAGAATTGAATCAAACCTGTTAAGATTTGAGAGACTGCACATCTAATGAGCCATCCCGATCAGCATAGTTGGCTCCAAGGGTTATAAGTTAAAGCAGGTGACTGAGTGGAGAAAGTCACTTACAACCTGAATtccagaagtcaatgggagctggagaggctcagcacctctgaaaattagcccCTAAAATGCTGGGTCTCAGTTTacctttctgtaaaatggagatattccTTCCACCTTATAAAGTGATTTGAGCTCcctggatggatggacagacaaatAGATATTCATTGCTAGATGCTATTGCGTGCCATGCCTTCTCTCCCTGCCGACGGAAAGGTGTGTGAGGATAAGGCACTCACCAGGGTTAAAGAGAACGGCTCCTTTCAGATAAGCATACTCCTTAGGGCTCAGGTCCAGGCTCCAGAATGTGTTCAGGCAGCACTGGAGCCGCTGCACCCCGGCTAGGGTGGGCTGTGTCCTCTCAGGTTCCCGTCTCTTACTCTGGCCATCAAGGAGAATCCTCTTGAGCATGCTAGGGGCTGGGGTTTCCATCACCTCGAATGTCACCATCTCCTGAACCAGCCCCAGAATGAAGAGGGGAGCCCAGCAGCTGTTCAGAAGCAGAAGCTGGTCTccccagggcagcagctggaaggagggcaggttcTTCATGAAGCTGACCGTTTTCACAAGGACATCAGAGGCTGCCTGGCAGGTGACCTGAGGTGTTTGGAGGCAGACGGTGCGACGCCTCTGGCACAGGCAGCGCTGCTGGGATGGACTATGGCTGCCCCATTTGTGGTTCAGGTTCTGGCTCAGGAGGGTATAGAGTATGGCGTTCCGATTCTCCTCACTGTGGCACTGGCACCTTTCATAGTCCAGGTCCATGCTGCATGTGGTCATTGCTAAGCCTGGCAAGCAGATCCCGTCAGGTCCCAAGGAGGATGAAACCCTAGTGCACCTGGCCGGATGGATCTGTGAGCACGCCTGGTCCCTTGCAAATGCTGCTGTATCAGTCAAAGCTCTCTGACTGCGGCCTGCTTCTCCCAGCTCAGTAGCCCCTCTCACCTCCTTGGCTGTTATTCCTGGCTCTATTTATAAGGCTATGTGATGAGTGAAACACCCCCTTAGCAGCCTTGACCTCTCTTTGACTGAGCAGCTTCATTGAAAAACAACTCGACCCTGGACTGATTGGCTAGGGAAGTGGGGCCTCCACGTGGTGCCGATAAGCGTTTTCTCAATGAAAGTGCCAGGAGGATGGGACAGGATCGGGATGGCAGATTGAGTGGCCTTCTTATCTGGATTACCCAAACAGTATAAATAAAGTCATTAACCTAGCCCGTACCATGGCACCAAGGACCCAGGTGTGTAATCAGGCAA carries:
- the NR0B2 gene encoding nuclear receptor subfamily 0 group B member 2; translated protein: MTTCSMDLDYERCQCHSEENRNAILYTLLSQNLNHKWGSHSPSQQRCLCQRRRTVCLQTPQVTCQAASDVLVKTVSFMKNLPSFQLLPWGDQLLLLNSCWAPLFILGLVQEMVTFEVMETPAPSMLKRILLDGQSKRREPERTQPTLAGVQRLQCCLNTFWSLDLSPKEYAYLKGAVLFNPDVPGLRASLYIESLQREAQRALREVLVPLHPEDQGRFARILLIASTLRSIPPALITDLFFRPIIGNADIIEVITEMLYEITCRQLTLSSHTAS